Proteins found in one Tamandua tetradactyla isolate mTamTet1 chromosome 1, mTamTet1.pri, whole genome shotgun sequence genomic segment:
- the TRA2A gene encoding transformer-2 protein homolog alpha isoform X1, producing the protein MSDVEENNFEGRESRSQSKSPTGTPARVKSESRSGSRSPSRVSKHSESHSRSRSKSRSRSRRHSHRRYTRSRSHSHSHRRRSRSRSYTPEYRRRRSRSHSPMSNRRRHTGSRANPDPNTCLGVFGLSLYTTERDLREVFSRYGPLSGVNVVYDQRTGRSRGFAFVYFERIDDSKEAMERANGMELDGRRIRVDYSITKRAHTPTPGIYMGRPTHSGGGGGGGGGGGGGGGGRRRDSYYDRGYDRGYDRYEDYDYRYRRRSPSPYYSRYRSRSRSRSYSPRRY; encoded by the exons GAGTCTCGCTCTCAGTCAAAATCTCCAACGGGAACTCCTGCTCGTGTAAAATCGGAGAGCAGGTCAGGATCTCGTAGTCCATCAAGGGTTTCCAAACACTCTGAATCCCATTCTCGATCAAGATCAAAATCCAG GTCCAGATCAAGGAGGCATTCTCATAGACGTTACACTCGATCCAGATCCCACTCTCATTCTCATAGGAGACGATCTCGAAGTAGATCATATACACCGGAATACCGGCGTCGAAGGAGCCGAAGTCATTCTCCAATGTCTAACCGGAGAAGACATACAGGCAGCAgg GCGAATCCAGATCCCAACACTTGTCTTGGAGTATTTGGCCTCAGTTTGTATACAACAGAAAGAGATCTTCGTGAAGTATTTTCTCGATATGGACCTTTGAGTGGTGTTAATGTGGTTTATGATCAGCGAACTGGACGATCACGAggatttgcttttgtttattttgagagAATAGATGACTCAAAAGAG GCAATGGAAAGGGCAAATGGAATGGAGCTGGATGGTAGAAGAATTCGTGTGGATTATTCTATCACCAAGAGAGCACACACACCTACACCAGGCATCTACATGGGCAGACCAACTCA TAGTGGCGGTGGCGGTGgaggtggcggtggtggtggcggtggaggTGGTGGCAGGCGTCGAGACTCTTACTATGATAGAGGATATGATCGTGGATATGACAGATATGAAGACTATGATTACCGGTACAG AAGAAGATCACCTTCTCCTTATTACAGTCGATACAGATCACGATCAAGATCTCGTTCCTATAGCCCAA GACGctattaa
- the TRA2A gene encoding transformer-2 protein homolog alpha isoform X2, which translates to MSDVEENNFEGRESRSQSKSPTGTPARVKSESRSGSRSPSRVSKHSESHSRSRSKSRRRSRSRSYTPEYRRRRSRSHSPMSNRRRHTGSRANPDPNTCLGVFGLSLYTTERDLREVFSRYGPLSGVNVVYDQRTGRSRGFAFVYFERIDDSKEAMERANGMELDGRRIRVDYSITKRAHTPTPGIYMGRPTHSGGGGGGGGGGGGGGGGRRRDSYYDRGYDRGYDRYEDYDYRYRRRSPSPYYSRYRSRSRSRSYSPRRY; encoded by the exons GAGTCTCGCTCTCAGTCAAAATCTCCAACGGGAACTCCTGCTCGTGTAAAATCGGAGAGCAGGTCAGGATCTCGTAGTCCATCAAGGGTTTCCAAACACTCTGAATCCCATTCTCGATCAAGATCAAAATCCAG GAGACGATCTCGAAGTAGATCATATACACCGGAATACCGGCGTCGAAGGAGCCGAAGTCATTCTCCAATGTCTAACCGGAGAAGACATACAGGCAGCAgg GCGAATCCAGATCCCAACACTTGTCTTGGAGTATTTGGCCTCAGTTTGTATACAACAGAAAGAGATCTTCGTGAAGTATTTTCTCGATATGGACCTTTGAGTGGTGTTAATGTGGTTTATGATCAGCGAACTGGACGATCACGAggatttgcttttgtttattttgagagAATAGATGACTCAAAAGAG GCAATGGAAAGGGCAAATGGAATGGAGCTGGATGGTAGAAGAATTCGTGTGGATTATTCTATCACCAAGAGAGCACACACACCTACACCAGGCATCTACATGGGCAGACCAACTCA TAGTGGCGGTGGCGGTGgaggtggcggtggtggtggcggtggaggTGGTGGCAGGCGTCGAGACTCTTACTATGATAGAGGATATGATCGTGGATATGACAGATATGAAGACTATGATTACCGGTACAG AAGAAGATCACCTTCTCCTTATTACAGTCGATACAGATCACGATCAAGATCTCGTTCCTATAGCCCAA GACGctattaa
- the TRA2A gene encoding transformer-2 protein homolog alpha isoform X3: protein MSNRRRHTGSRANPDPNTCLGVFGLSLYTTERDLREVFSRYGPLSGVNVVYDQRTGRSRGFAFVYFERIDDSKEAMERANGMELDGRRIRVDYSITKRAHTPTPGIYMGRPTHSGGGGGGGGGGGGGGGGRRRDSYYDRGYDRGYDRYEDYDYRYRRRSPSPYYSRYRSRSRSRSYSPRRY from the exons ATGTCTAACCGGAGAAGACATACAGGCAGCAgg GCGAATCCAGATCCCAACACTTGTCTTGGAGTATTTGGCCTCAGTTTGTATACAACAGAAAGAGATCTTCGTGAAGTATTTTCTCGATATGGACCTTTGAGTGGTGTTAATGTGGTTTATGATCAGCGAACTGGACGATCACGAggatttgcttttgtttattttgagagAATAGATGACTCAAAAGAG GCAATGGAAAGGGCAAATGGAATGGAGCTGGATGGTAGAAGAATTCGTGTGGATTATTCTATCACCAAGAGAGCACACACACCTACACCAGGCATCTACATGGGCAGACCAACTCA TAGTGGCGGTGGCGGTGgaggtggcggtggtggtggcggtggaggTGGTGGCAGGCGTCGAGACTCTTACTATGATAGAGGATATGATCGTGGATATGACAGATATGAAGACTATGATTACCGGTACAG AAGAAGATCACCTTCTCCTTATTACAGTCGATACAGATCACGATCAAGATCTCGTTCCTATAGCCCAA GACGctattaa